In one window of Solirubrobacterales bacterium DNA:
- a CDS encoding FAD-dependent oxidoreductase has translation MSPRAELPGSARCVIVGGGVGGTSIAYHLAQLGWEDVVLVDRAELTSGSTFHSAGLVGQLRGSVSLTKMMMHSVDLYRRIGEESEFDPGWVECGGIRLASSEERMEELRRQAGWAKTFGLPLNLISAEEATELFPLMSTEGVLGAAWLPTDGYIDPAQLTYALADGARRGGCRVFTSTRVTGLEVERGRVRCVATERGAIEADVVVNAAGMYAAEIGRMAGVRVPVIPMSHQYVVTQPFRERGEGRLPTLRDPDLLVYYREEGAGLVMGGYERQSLPAFLPDGTGGLDHIPSDFNGRLLEDDPDRFEEI, from the coding sequence GTGAGTCCGAGGGCTGAGCTTCCGGGCTCCGCCCGGTGCGTGATCGTCGGCGGCGGGGTCGGCGGCACGTCAATCGCCTACCACCTCGCGCAGCTCGGCTGGGAGGACGTGGTCCTGGTCGACCGGGCCGAGCTGACCTCCGGCTCGACCTTCCATTCCGCCGGCCTCGTCGGCCAGCTTCGCGGCTCGGTCTCCCTGACGAAGATGATGATGCACTCGGTCGACCTGTACCGCCGGATCGGCGAGGAATCCGAGTTCGACCCCGGTTGGGTGGAATGTGGAGGCATCCGACTTGCCTCGAGCGAGGAGCGGATGGAGGAGCTGCGCCGTCAGGCGGGGTGGGCCAAGACGTTCGGTCTGCCCCTGAACCTGATCTCGGCCGAGGAGGCGACGGAGCTGTTCCCGCTGATGTCCACCGAAGGGGTTCTGGGGGCGGCCTGGCTCCCAACCGACGGCTACATCGACCCCGCCCAGCTCACCTATGCACTGGCCGACGGCGCCCGACGCGGAGGCTGTCGGGTCTTCACCTCGACCCGGGTCACCGGACTCGAGGTCGAGCGCGGCCGGGTGCGTTGCGTGGCCACCGAGCGCGGGGCGATCGAGGCCGACGTGGTGGTCAACGCCGCCGGCATGTACGCGGCCGAGATCGGTCGGATGGCGGGAGTGCGGGTCCCGGTGATCCCGATGTCGCATCAATACGTGGTCACACAGCCGTTCCGCGAACGGGGCGAGGGACGCCTGCCCACGCTCCGCGACCCCGACCTGCTCGTCTACTACCGCGAGGAGGGCGCGGGCCTGGTGATGGGCGGCTACGAAAGACAGAGCCTGCCGGCATTCCTACCTGATGGGACCGGCGGCCTCGACCACATTCCATCCGATTTCAACGGCCGGCTGCTCGAGGACGACCCCGACCGCTTCGAAGAGATC
- a CDS encoding phosphotransferase: MGEADGDPEPLEGGITNRNFRARFGGVEHVIRVPGKDTGLLEIDRGAERIANERAARIGIAPPVAAMLDDPQCIVTVFVEGAGIEPAELREPGMLTQVARSLRAIHELGEPLPTSFDSFRIVETYAKTAGERGAKVPAAYDEAHGHAQAIEAALSGPEHEPVPCHNDLLAANFIRGAKQLWIVDWEYAGMGDRYFDLANFAVNNELGEAGELDLLESYFAEPPLARRVATLRLMKFMSDFREAMWGVVQTALSELDFDFQAYADKHFERMLRTAGHADFATWLEEAGESEG; this comes from the coding sequence TTGGGCGAAGCGGACGGGGATCCCGAGCCGCTCGAGGGCGGGATCACCAACCGCAACTTCCGGGCTCGCTTCGGCGGCGTCGAGCATGTGATCCGCGTGCCAGGCAAGGACACGGGCCTGCTGGAGATAGACCGCGGCGCCGAGCGGATCGCGAACGAGCGCGCGGCCCGGATCGGGATCGCCCCACCGGTGGCGGCGATGCTCGACGACCCGCAGTGCATCGTCACCGTGTTCGTGGAGGGGGCCGGGATCGAGCCGGCCGAGCTCCGCGAGCCGGGAATGCTCACCCAGGTCGCCCGCTCGCTGCGGGCGATCCACGAGCTCGGCGAGCCGCTGCCGACCAGCTTCGACTCGTTCCGGATAGTCGAGACGTACGCGAAGACCGCCGGCGAGCGCGGCGCGAAGGTGCCCGCCGCCTACGACGAGGCCCACGGCCATGCGCAGGCGATCGAGGCGGCATTGTCCGGCCCCGAGCACGAGCCGGTGCCCTGCCACAACGACCTCCTGGCGGCGAACTTCATCCGCGGCGCAAAGCAGCTTTGGATCGTGGACTGGGAGTACGCAGGGATGGGCGACCGCTACTTCGACCTCGCCAACTTCGCGGTCAACAACGAGCTCGGCGAGGCCGGCGAGCTGGACCTGCTCGAGTCCTATTTTGCGGAGCCGCCGTTGGCACGGCGGGTGGCGACCCTTCGCCTGATGAAGTTCATGTCGGACTTTCGCGAGGCGATGTGGGGAGTGGTTCAGACCGCGCTCTCCGAGCTCGACTTCGATTTCCAGGCCTACGCGGACAAGCATTTCGAGCGCATGCTGCGGACCGCGGGACACGCCGACTTCGCGACCTGGCTCGAGGAGGCGGGTGAGTCCGAGGGCTGA
- a CDS encoding amino acid permease translates to MAPEGTSDPTADEQRLAELGYKQELDRGWTRFTNFAISFSIISVLAGCFTVFYVGWNNGGPIVVSIGWPVIALIILTVAVSMSELASAFPTAGGPYWWAHRLAGAGWSWFTGWFNVIGLIGIVASVDYVLSVFATTLFGLWGWDLGFINFGDDVHIIQEIFWVYAVILVLHAMINIFSHRLIALFTSVSVWWHVIGTLIILGILIIVPDHHQSADFVFTEKLNNSGFNEGLTSGALYWFLVLPVGFLLTMYTITGYDASAHVAEETVGAEQAAAKGIWQSVALSALIGWFLLLAFLFAATHPNAVTNGAGTPLTGSSVAVFLSADMNQNWAEAILLIACVGQFFCGMACVTSCSRTFFAFSRDRAVPGHQLWARVSATGVPAMAVLGSVGLAFLLVLPALFATDPREGGFVPPVAFFAVTAIGTVGLYIAYVAPVFLRWRAGDSFETRSWSLGPRYKWINAIAVVFVILMVIILCLPAYSAGVPWEDDFDWKLFNYTPLVVGIVLLGTGLSWVLGMNKRYEGPIRQIEFDEGMGIVAEEPGSAPAGGSTPGPGA, encoded by the coding sequence ATGGCACCTGAGGGCACCAGCGACCCGACTGCTGACGAGCAACGCCTCGCCGAGCTCGGCTACAAGCAGGAGCTGGATCGCGGCTGGACCAGGTTCACCAACTTCGCGATCTCGTTCTCGATCATCTCGGTGCTGGCCGGCTGCTTCACGGTCTTCTACGTGGGGTGGAACAACGGCGGGCCGATCGTGGTCTCGATCGGCTGGCCGGTGATCGCCCTGATCATCCTCACGGTCGCGGTCAGCATGTCCGAGCTCGCGTCGGCGTTCCCGACCGCGGGCGGCCCGTACTGGTGGGCCCACAGGCTCGCCGGCGCCGGGTGGTCGTGGTTCACAGGCTGGTTCAACGTCATCGGGCTGATCGGGATCGTCGCATCGGTTGACTACGTCCTCTCGGTCTTCGCGACCACGCTGTTCGGCCTTTGGGGCTGGGATCTGGGCTTCATCAACTTCGGCGACGACGTTCACATCATCCAGGAGATCTTCTGGGTGTACGCGGTGATCCTGGTCCTGCACGCGATGATCAACATCTTCTCCCACCGATTGATTGCGCTGTTCACCAGCGTCTCGGTCTGGTGGCACGTGATCGGGACGCTGATCATCCTCGGGATCCTCATCATCGTCCCCGATCATCACCAGAGCGCCGACTTCGTCTTCACCGAGAAGCTCAACAACTCAGGCTTCAACGAGGGCTTGACCTCCGGAGCCCTGTACTGGTTCTTGGTCCTGCCGGTCGGCTTCCTGCTGACGATGTACACGATCACCGGCTACGACGCCTCGGCGCACGTGGCCGAGGAGACCGTGGGCGCCGAGCAGGCGGCGGCGAAGGGCATCTGGCAGTCGGTCGCGCTCTCGGCGCTGATCGGGTGGTTCCTGCTGCTCGCGTTCCTGTTCGCCGCCACCCACCCGAACGCCGTCACAAACGGCGCCGGCACCCCCCTCACCGGCAGCTCGGTCGCCGTGTTCCTCTCCGCCGACATGAACCAGAACTGGGCCGAGGCGATCCTCTTGATTGCCTGCGTCGGCCAGTTCTTCTGCGGCATGGCGTGCGTGACGAGCTGCTCGCGCACGTTCTTCGCCTTCTCGCGCGACCGTGCCGTCCCGGGCCACCAGCTGTGGGCCCGGGTCAGCGCGACCGGGGTGCCCGCGATGGCGGTGCTCGGCAGCGTCGGGCTCGCCTTCCTGCTCGTGCTTCCGGCGTTGTTCGCGACTGACCCCCGCGAGGGTGGCTTCGTGCCGCCGGTCGCCTTCTTCGCCGTCACCGCAATCGGCACAGTCGGGCTGTACATCGCCTACGTCGCGCCGGTCTTCCTGCGCTGGCGGGCGGGGGACTCGTTCGAGACCCGCTCCTGGTCGCTGGGCCCCCGGTACAAGTGGATCAACGCGATCGCGGTGGTGTTCGTGATCCTCATGGTCATCATCCTCTGCCTGCCTGCGTACAGCGCGGGCGTTCCGTGGGAGGACGACTTCGACTGGAAGCTCTTCAACTACACGCCTCTGGTGGTCGGCATCGTCTTGCTCGGCACAGGGCTCTCGTGGGTGCTCGGCATGAACAAGCGCTACGAAGGACCGATCCGCCAGATCGAGTTCGACGAGGGCATGGGGATCGTCGCGGAGGAGCCTGGCTCGGCGCCGGCCGGCGGATCGACGCCCGGCCCCGGCGCCTGA
- a CDS encoding glutamine synthetase family protein, whose translation MAAERPGGPGGTAGMLSVDDLRKEAKDGAIDTVVAAFTDMQGRLFGKRIVVDYFLDDVVEHGVEGCNYLLALDMEMDPVPGYEMANWEKGYGDFGIAPDMATLRRVPWLDRTALVLCDVVNHDGSPVVASPRQVLIAQYERARQMGYTPMMASELEFYLYKESYAEAWEKDFRDLTPTIPYILDYHILATTMDEQHLGPIRRGMHAAGIPVEFSKGEAWYGQHEVNTRYADAVTSADRHTIYKNGVKEIAFLNGISATFMAKPSEKDIGSSCHIHTSLVDEGGGSAFVDGEEETDTFRHFLGGQRAHIRELALFVAPSINSYKRYAAESWAPTSVSWGRDNRTCGFRIVGHGQSRRVECRIPGADANPYLAFAALLAAGLDGVQNSTDPGPELVGNAYEAGEAEPFPSTLRGAVDLWEGSEFARTTFGEAVWKHYLNYGRTEQRLFDEVVTDYERRRMFERG comes from the coding sequence ATGGCGGCTGAGCGACCCGGCGGTCCAGGGGGGACCGCCGGGATGCTGTCGGTGGACGACCTGCGCAAGGAAGCGAAGGACGGGGCGATCGACACCGTCGTCGCCGCCTTCACCGACATGCAGGGGCGGCTGTTCGGAAAGCGGATCGTCGTCGATTACTTCCTCGACGACGTGGTCGAGCACGGGGTCGAGGGCTGCAACTACCTGCTCGCCCTCGACATGGAGATGGACCCCGTGCCCGGCTACGAGATGGCGAACTGGGAGAAGGGCTATGGCGACTTCGGGATCGCCCCGGACATGGCCACCCTGCGCCGGGTGCCGTGGCTCGACCGTACGGCGCTGGTCCTGTGCGACGTCGTCAACCACGACGGCTCCCCGGTCGTCGCCTCTCCACGGCAGGTCCTGATCGCCCAGTATGAGCGCGCTCGGCAGATGGGCTACACGCCGATGATGGCCTCCGAGCTCGAGTTCTACCTCTACAAGGAGAGCTACGCCGAGGCCTGGGAGAAAGACTTCCGCGACCTCACCCCGACGATCCCCTACATTCTCGACTACCACATCCTCGCGACGACGATGGACGAGCAGCACCTGGGGCCGATCCGCCGCGGGATGCACGCCGCCGGGATCCCGGTCGAGTTCTCCAAGGGCGAGGCCTGGTACGGCCAGCACGAGGTCAACACCCGCTACGCCGACGCGGTCACCTCCGCCGACCGGCACACGATCTACAAGAACGGGGTCAAGGAGATCGCGTTCTTGAACGGGATCTCGGCGACCTTTATGGCCAAGCCGTCTGAGAAGGACATCGGCAGCTCCTGCCATATCCACACCTCCCTCGTGGACGAAGGGGGCGGGAGCGCCTTCGTTGACGGCGAGGAGGAGACGGACACGTTCCGCCACTTCCTCGGCGGCCAGCGCGCCCACATCCGCGAGCTGGCGCTGTTCGTCGCTCCCTCGATCAACTCCTACAAGCGCTATGCGGCCGAGAGCTGGGCGCCGACCTCGGTCTCCTGGGGCCGCGACAACCGCACCTGCGGCTTCCGGATCGTCGGCCACGGGCAGTCGCGGAGGGTCGAGTGCCGGATCCCCGGCGCCGACGCAAATCCGTATCTCGCCTTCGCCGCGCTGCTCGCTGCCGGGCTCGACGGGGTGCAGAACTCCACCGATCCAGGGCCGGAGCTGGTTGGCAACGCGTACGAGGCCGGCGAGGCCGAGCCGTTCCCGTCAACCCTCCGAGGCGCGGTGGACCTGTGGGAGGGAAGCGAGTTCGCACGCACCACCTTCGGCGAGGCGGTCTGGAAGCACTACCTGAACTACGGGCGCACCGAGCAGCGTCTGTTCGACGAGGTGGTGACCGACTACGAGCGCCGGCGAATGTTCGAGCGCGGCTGA
- a CDS encoding gamma-glutamyl-gamma-aminobutyrate hydrolase family protein: MSRPAIGICAALERARWGPWDDTVTMLPSSYARAVQAAGAVALLLPPDEAATEAPDAVLHLLDALILAGGGDVDPSTYGAAPHPETSGARIERDRFEIALARRALQRDMPLLGVCRGMEIFNIALGGTLVQHLPDSLGSNEHRHTPGAFADHEVRLEPGSLAARAAGAEQLAVRSHHHQGVDELGEGLVPSGWSASDDLVEAIELPGHRFALGVLWHPEEEEERSGVIAALVESARSEVGLR; encoded by the coding sequence GTGAGCCGTCCAGCGATCGGCATCTGCGCCGCGCTCGAGCGGGCGCGGTGGGGCCCGTGGGACGACACGGTCACCATGCTGCCGTCTTCGTACGCCAGAGCGGTGCAGGCCGCCGGTGCGGTAGCGCTCCTCCTGCCTCCCGACGAGGCCGCGACCGAGGCGCCCGACGCGGTGCTGCACCTTCTCGACGCGCTGATTCTGGCGGGCGGAGGCGACGTGGATCCCTCCACCTACGGTGCGGCACCGCACCCTGAGACGAGCGGCGCCAGGATCGAGCGCGACCGGTTCGAGATCGCCCTGGCGCGGCGGGCGTTGCAGCGCGACATGCCCCTGCTGGGCGTCTGCCGCGGGATGGAGATCTTCAACATCGCTCTGGGCGGCACCCTGGTGCAGCACCTCCCGGACAGCTTGGGCAGCAACGAGCACCGCCATACACCGGGAGCGTTCGCCGACCACGAGGTGCGCCTCGAGCCGGGCTCGCTCGCCGCCAGGGCGGCGGGAGCGGAGCAGCTCGCGGTCCGATCTCATCATCATCAGGGGGTCGACGAGCTGGGCGAGGGGCTGGTGCCCAGCGGCTGGTCGGCGAGCGACGATCTGGTCGAGGCGATCGAGCTCCCGGGGCACCGATTTGCGCTCGGCGTCCTGTGGCATCCCGAGGAGGAGGAAGAGCGAAGCGGGGTGATCGCGGCGCTGGTCGAATCGGCCAGGTCTGAGGTGGGCCTCAGGTGA
- a CDS encoding aldehyde dehydrogenase family protein produces the protein MIRVIEPATERVMAEVPSAGVEETDAAVARAKEAFPAWRAIDPVDRATLIHRLADALADRTVDLATLEARNAGKPIADARAEMAMVVDTFRYYAGAPERLLGQTIPVAGGVDMTFREPLGVVGLIVPWNFPLLIASWKVAPALAAGNTVVLKPAALTPLTALELERIALEAELPEGVVNVVAGPGSVCGRRLVEHPDVAKIAFTGSTEVGRVIAAGAAATIKRVTLELGGKSANLVFADADVEQAAAAAPAAAFGNAGQDCCARSRILVERAIVDRFLEALGTAVEGLRVGDPLDETTQMGPLISAEQRQTVASFVPDDAPVAIRGSSPDGSGYWFPPTVLAPVSNSDRAAREEIFGPVACVIPFADEGEAMEIANDTIYGLSGSIWTEDGAKALRVARGLETGVLSINSNTSVRVATPFGGFKQSGVGRELGPDALEHYTEVKNVFYATEAH, from the coding sequence GTGATTCGGGTGATCGAGCCCGCCACCGAGCGGGTGATGGCGGAGGTGCCGAGCGCCGGAGTCGAGGAGACCGACGCGGCCGTCGCGCGGGCGAAGGAGGCCTTTCCGGCCTGGCGCGCTATCGACCCCGTCGACCGCGCCACCCTGATCCATCGACTTGCCGACGCGCTCGCCGACCGGACCGTCGACCTGGCGACGCTCGAGGCGCGCAACGCCGGCAAGCCGATCGCAGACGCCCGCGCCGAGATGGCGATGGTCGTGGACACCTTCCGCTACTACGCCGGTGCCCCCGAGCGGCTCTTGGGCCAGACGATCCCGGTGGCGGGGGGTGTGGACATGACCTTCCGCGAGCCGCTCGGTGTGGTGGGACTGATCGTGCCCTGGAACTTCCCTCTCCTGATCGCCTCGTGGAAGGTGGCGCCCGCGCTGGCCGCGGGCAACACCGTGGTGCTGAAGCCCGCCGCGCTGACGCCGTTGACCGCCCTGGAGCTGGAGCGGATCGCGCTCGAAGCGGAGCTCCCCGAAGGGGTCGTGAACGTGGTCGCAGGGCCGGGGAGCGTTTGCGGGCGGCGGCTCGTGGAGCACCCCGACGTGGCCAAGATCGCCTTCACGGGCTCGACCGAGGTGGGCCGTGTGATCGCCGCGGGGGCGGCGGCGACGATCAAGCGGGTGACACTGGAACTGGGGGGGAAGTCGGCAAACCTCGTCTTCGCGGACGCCGACGTGGAGCAAGCGGCCGCGGCAGCGCCAGCGGCCGCGTTCGGCAATGCCGGACAGGATTGCTGCGCGCGCTCGCGGATCCTCGTCGAGAGAGCGATCGTCGACCGCTTCCTCGAGGCGCTCGGCACGGCTGTGGAGGGACTCCGGGTGGGCGATCCGCTCGATGAAACGACGCAGATGGGCCCCCTGATCTCCGCCGAACAGCGGCAGACGGTCGCCTCGTTCGTGCCCGACGACGCGCCCGTCGCGATTCGCGGGTCCTCGCCGGATGGATCCGGCTATTGGTTCCCGCCGACCGTTCTGGCCCCGGTGTCGAACTCCGACCGGGCTGCTCGTGAAGAGATCTTCGGCCCCGTGGCGTGCGTGATCCCGTTCGCCGACGAGGGGGAGGCGATGGAGATCGCGAACGACACCATCTACGGCCTTTCGGGCTCGATCTGGACCGAAGACGGTGCCAAGGCGCTGCGAGTTGCACGGGGCCTGGAGACCGGCGTGCTCTCGATCAACTCCAACACTTCGGTTCGGGTCGCCACCCCGTTCGGCGGCTTCAAGCAGTCGGGCGTCGGTCGCGAGCTGGGGCCGGACGCATTGGAGCACTACACCGAGGTCAAGAACGTCTTCTACGCCACCGAGGCGCACTGA
- a CDS encoding SDR family oxidoreductase, protein MAARLDGKVCVITGAASGIGAEAARLFGAEGARVVGVDINPGAEGELELEADVTDEQQVRDMYERARRELGRIDVLFNNAGINPTDDASVLETSLESWQRVQDVNLRSVFLCCKHGIPHLLEAGGGSVINTASFVAVMGAAVSQISYTASKGGVLSLSRELGVEFARRGVRVNALCPGPVSTPLLTELFASEPEKAARRLVHVPMGRFGEPREIAQAALFLASDESSYVTASTFLVDGGLSAAYLTPE, encoded by the coding sequence ATGGCCGCCAGGCTCGACGGGAAGGTCTGCGTGATCACCGGCGCCGCCAGCGGCATTGGAGCGGAGGCGGCGCGGCTGTTTGGGGCGGAGGGCGCCAGGGTCGTCGGGGTGGACATCAACCCGGGCGCAGAAGGCGAGCTCGAGCTCGAGGCGGACGTGACGGACGAGCAGCAGGTGCGGGACATGTACGAGCGAGCCCGCCGGGAGCTCGGCCGCATCGACGTTCTGTTCAACAACGCCGGGATCAACCCGACCGACGACGCCTCGGTGCTGGAGACCTCGCTCGAGTCGTGGCAGCGGGTCCAGGACGTCAACCTGCGCAGCGTCTTCCTGTGCTGCAAGCACGGTATCCCGCACCTGCTCGAGGCGGGTGGCGGCTCGGTGATCAACACCGCCTCGTTCGTCGCGGTCATGGGGGCGGCCGTCTCGCAGATCTCCTACACGGCGTCCAAGGGCGGGGTGTTGTCGCTGTCGCGAGAGCTCGGGGTCGAGTTCGCGCGCCGCGGGGTCCGCGTCAACGCTCTCTGCCCGGGGCCGGTTTCGACGCCCCTCCTCACAGAGCTCTTCGCCTCCGAGCCCGAGAAGGCCGCGCGGAGGCTCGTGCACGTGCCCATGGGCCGCTTTGGCGAGCCCCGCGAGATCGCGCAGGCGGCGCTCTTCCTGGCCAGCGACGAGTCCTCCTACGTCACGGCCTCGACCTTCCTGGTTGACGGCGGCCTCTCGGCCGCCTACCTCACGCCCGAGTAG
- a CDS encoding type 1 glutamine amidotransferase codes for MAKEESRALAIVFERDAGPGVFAQASGARGVDLDSWIFDGRTAAPRELNGYDAVLVFGGSMHPDQEDAYPWLAEAKALLRELLGRGTPLLGVCLGGQLLADAVGPPSRRAREPELGWYEVELTPEGKSDPVLGPLAPRFTAFEWHRHEFRLPRGGIPLAKSAVCLQAYRVGDTAWGIQFHAEVTPEDADAWIQDDREKQDATRIVGDFDAMRKRTRAAMGTWNELGRGLCDRFLAAAATRA; via the coding sequence GTGGCGAAGGAGGAATCGCGTGCCCTGGCGATCGTGTTCGAGCGCGACGCCGGCCCGGGCGTCTTCGCGCAAGCGAGCGGCGCTCGTGGCGTGGATCTGGATTCGTGGATCTTCGATGGGCGCACGGCGGCGCCCCGCGAATTGAACGGCTACGACGCGGTGCTGGTATTCGGCGGCTCCATGCACCCAGACCAGGAGGATGCGTACCCGTGGCTGGCAGAGGCAAAGGCCCTCCTGCGCGAGCTCCTCGGGCGGGGCACGCCGTTGCTCGGCGTTTGCCTTGGCGGACAGCTTCTGGCCGACGCGGTCGGGCCGCCGTCCCGCCGTGCGCGCGAGCCGGAGCTGGGCTGGTACGAGGTCGAGCTGACTCCCGAGGGGAAGAGCGACCCGGTGCTCGGGCCACTCGCCCCGCGCTTCACGGCGTTCGAATGGCACCGGCACGAGTTCCGCCTTCCGCGCGGAGGAATTCCACTCGCCAAGAGCGCGGTGTGCCTTCAGGCCTACCGGGTCGGGGACACTGCGTGGGGCATCCAGTTCCACGCGGAGGTCACCCCGGAGGACGCCGACGCCTGGATCCAGGACGACCGCGAAAAGCAGGACGCGACGCGCATCGTCGGTGACTTCGATGCCATGCGCAAAAGGACCCGCGCCGCGATGGGCACCTGGAACGAGCTCGGACGCGGGCTCTGCGATCGCTTTCTGGCCGCGGCGGCTACTCGGGCGTGA
- a CDS encoding GlsB/YeaQ/YmgE family stress response membrane protein → MGILGWILLGLCVGAISRALVPGRTEPGGCIGTTAIGILGALIGGFIASALDIGEIDDFFDLGTWLIAIGGSVLLLLALRAVSGPRRPVR, encoded by the coding sequence ATGGGAATCCTCGGCTGGATCTTGCTGGGACTCTGTGTGGGGGCCATCTCCCGAGCCCTGGTCCCGGGAAGGACTGAGCCGGGTGGCTGCATCGGGACCACCGCGATCGGCATCCTCGGAGCCCTGATCGGTGGGTTCATCGCGAGCGCGCTGGACATCGGGGAGATCGACGATTTCTTCGACCTCGGGACCTGGCTGATCGCGATCGGCGGCTCAGTCCTCTTGTTGCTGGCGTTGCGAGCGGTCTCTGGGCCACGCCGGCCAGTTCGCTGA